GGCACCAAAACGCACACCCGACTTTTGAAGAAAGTTAACCAGTTCATTTTTAGGAAAATGTGTTGTACCGTTAAAGTTCATGTGTTCCATGAAGTGAGCAAGCCCTTGCTGCTCGTCGGTTTCTAGAATAGAACCCGCTTTTACGGCCAAGCGTAGCTGGGCACGATTTTTGGGTTCGGCATTTTTTTGGATATAGTATTTTAAGCCATTGGGCAATACTCCTACACGAACAGAGGGATCCATTGGTAAAGTTTTACCCCAATCGCTCTGGGCAAAACCAGTGAAGCTCAACGATATGCTTAAAGCAATCGTGGCCATTAGGTGAACAACTTTTTTCATAAAAGTTATTAATTGTTTGTGATTAATAGTAAAATATCAATTTGAGGCAAAAGCAGGTAAAAAACCCACATTTATCTCAAATTTAGCAATTCATTTATAAATGAAGAAAAATACATCCGTTATAGTATACAAAATATGAAATGGTATTGTTTTACCCGCCTATTTGCTCAAAGGCTTCTTGATAAATTATTTTTATCAAGAAGCTCTCTTTATTCACAATTAATCGTAAACTTAGGCAATACTAACAAAGTAGCTTTTGGTATTGTATACAACTCTATAGTACCCTAACGTATTATCCACCCACAACCTCATCCATTACTATGAATACATCAACGACACTCCGATTTGATGAAAAAGTTGCCTTAGTTACAGGTGCTTCGTCGGGCTTGGGGCGAGCCACAGCACTACTTTTTGCCCAACGAGGAGCCAAAGTAGTTGTTTCGGATATTGCAATAGAGGCTGGCCACCAAACTGTAGCTCTGATTCGTGAACAAGGAGGCGACGCTCATTTTATTGCCTGCAATGTTGCCGACGAAGCAGAAGTGATAGCCCTCATTCAGCAAACGATAGCACATTATGGGCGACTCGACTGTGCTGTCAACAATGCTGGTATTGGCGGACTGTGGCACCCTTCGCATACCTATCCAAGCGATAACTTTGAAAAAGTATTTTCTGTTAATACAATGGGGGTATTTTATTGTATGAAAGCCGAGATACAAGTCATGCTCAAACAAAAATCTGGGGCAATTGTCAATGTATCGTCAGTAGCGGGTTTGGCTGGATTTCCGAGTAATATGGCCTATTCTGCTAGTAAACACGCCGTTGTGGGTATGACCAAAACCGCAGGATTAGAATATGCCAAAAAAGGAATACGGGTAAATGCCGCTTGCCCAGTTTTTACTATTACCCCTATGGTTACGGGTATGTTTGAGGTTATTGGCGACTACAAAGATAAGCTGGAGGCATCTATCCCGATGAAGCGTTTTGGACAACCCAACGAAGT
The DNA window shown above is from Flectobacillus major DSM 103 and carries:
- a CDS encoding glucose 1-dehydrogenase, whose product is MNTSTTLRFDEKVALVTGASSGLGRATALLFAQRGAKVVVSDIAIEAGHQTVALIREQGGDAHFIACNVADEAEVIALIQQTIAHYGRLDCAVNNAGIGGLWHPSHTYPSDNFEKVFSVNTMGVFYCMKAEIQVMLKQKSGAIVNVSSVAGLAGFPSNMAYSASKHAVVGMTKTAGLEYAKKGIRVNAACPVFTITPMVTGMFEVIGDYKDKLEASIPMKRFGQPNEVAEAIVWLCSDAASFMTGHAMPIDGGMMAE